GGTTTTCAGCAGTTCACGGTATTGCTCGGTGAGCGACGCGTGCGGCTCGCTGAGGATGCGTTCGAAGTCACCGGGGGTCAGCGCCTTGAGCTCCACGCGAATCGGCAGACGGCCTTGCAGCTCCGGCACCAGGTCGCTTGGCTTGCTCAGGTGGAACGCGCCGGAGGCGATGAACAGGATGTGGTCGGTCTTGACCATGCCCAGCTTGGTGTTCACGGTGCAGCCTTCGATCAGCGGCAGCAGGTCGCGCTGCACGCCTTCGCGGGATACATCGACGCCGCCGGAGTTACCGCGCTTGGCCACTTTGTCGATCTCGTCGATAAACACAATGCCGTGCTGCTCGACCGCTTCCAGGGCCTTGGCCTTGAGTTCTTCCTCGTTCACCAGGCGCCCGGCTTCTTCGTCGCGCACCAGCTTCAGCGCCTCTTTCACCTTGAGCTTGCGGCTTTTCTTCTTGCCCTTACCCATGTTGGCGAACAGGTTCTGCAACTGGCTGGTCATTTCTTCCATGCCAGGCGGTGCGGAAATATCGACACCCGAGACTTCGGCCACTTCGATCTCGATTTCCTTGTCATCCAGCTGGCCTTCGCGCAGGCGCTTGCGGAACAGTTGGCGAGTGTTGGAATCGGACGACGGCGCGGCATCTTCGTTGAAACCCATGCGTGCCGGTGGCAGCAGGGCGTCGAGGATGCGTTCTTCGGCGGCGTCCTCGGCGCGGTGGCTGACCTTGGTCACTTCCTGTTCGCGCAGCATCTTCAGGGCGGCGTCGGCCAGGTCACGGATGATCGACTCGACGTCACGGCCCACATAGCCGACTTCGGTGAACTTGGTGGCTTCGACCTTGATGAACGGGGCATTGGCGAGCTTGGCCAGGCGCCGGGCGATTTCGGTTTTACCGACACCGGTGGGGCCGATCATCAGGATGTTCTTGGGCGTTACTTCAACGCGCAGTTCTTCGGGCAGTTGCATCCGGCGCCAGCGGTTACGCAGGGCGATGGCAACGGCGCGCTTGGCATCGTCCTGGCCGATGATATGGCGATTGAGTTCGTGGACGATTTCGCGGGGAGTCATGGACATAGTGTTTGGCGGCCTCAAGCGGGAATAAGCCTACGGCTTATTCGGCGAGGTCCTGCTCCTCAATGGTGAAGTTGTGGTTGGTGAACACGCAGATATCGCCGGCGATACCCAATGCGGTCTCGACGATTTCACGGGCCGACAGGTCGGTTTTCTTCAGCAATGCGCTGGCGGCCGCCTGGGCGTAGCCGCCGCCGGAACCCATGGCGATCAGGCCATGCTCGGGCTCAACCACATCGCCGTTACCGGTGATGATCAGGGACGCGTCTTTGTTGGCCACGGCCAGCATGGCTTCCAGGCGGCTGAGGGAGCGGTCGGTGCGCCATTCTTTGGCGAGTTCGACCGCGGCGCGTACGAGGTGGCCCTGGTGTTTTTCCAGCTGGCCTTCGAAACGCTCGAAGAGGGTGAAGGCGTCGGCGGTGGCACCGGCAAAACCGGCGAGGACCTGGCCGTGGTACAGGCGGCGCACTTTTTTCGCATTGCCTTTCATCACGGTATTGCCCAGGGAAACCTGGCCGTCGCCGCCCATGACGACTTTGCCGTGGCGACGTACTGAAACGATGGTGGTCAAGGGGAGAGTCTCCACGCAGCGGGGCGAAAATGCCCTGATGGAAACTCATATGGGGGTGGCGGGGGGGATTTCAACCATAGGGGTTTATGGCGGACGAGTGGTGTTTATCGGTCTGACACGCATTTCAGAGCGCTGCATAACCAAATGTGGGAGAGGGCTTGCCCCCGATAGCGGAGTGTCAGTCAATGAATCTGGTGACTGATACACCGCCATCGGGGGCAAGCCCCCTCCCACATTTTGATCGAAGTTGAGCCCGAATCAGCGGCTTTGGCGTTGTTGTAACAACAGGTTGCTAAACCCTGCGCCAGCCAATTGCTTCTGCGCCACGGTCAGTTGTTCACGGTTGCTGAACGGCCCGACCAGCACGCGATACCAGGTCGCATCCTTCACCGTACCGGACTCCACCGTCACCGACTGGCCCAGCAGAATGATCTGCGCCCGCACGCGATCCGCATCCGCCTGTTTCGGGAACGAGCCCGCTTGCAGGAAGAACTTGGTCACCGGCGCCGCTTTGGTTTCTGCAACCGGTGGTGCGGGTGGCGGGGTGATCCCGGCCAGTGCCGCCTGGGCACGTGCGGTGTCGATTTTTGCCGCTTCCGCAGGCGTAACCGGTGTGGTCGGCACTTGCGGCGTCGGCAGGGTTTTCTCCGGCACGGCGTCTGGCGGCACGATCACTTCCGATTCCGGCAGCAGCGTGTAGAAGTCGTACTTCGGCTTCACCGGTGCAGTCGGGCTCGGGGCGGTCTTGTTGGCTTCAGCGATTTTCGTGGCTTTCTGCTGTTCCTGTTTGACCCGTTTGACGTCATCGCCCTGGCCCGGGTCCAGTTTCATCAGGAACACGATAAATGCGCCGACCGACAGGCCGATGGCCATCCA
The genomic region above belongs to Pseudomonas sp. S35 and contains:
- the hslU gene encoding ATP-dependent protease ATPase subunit HslU gives rise to the protein MSMTPREIVHELNRHIIGQDDAKRAVAIALRNRWRRMQLPEELRVEVTPKNILMIGPTGVGKTEIARRLAKLANAPFIKVEATKFTEVGYVGRDVESIIRDLADAALKMLREQEVTKVSHRAEDAAEERILDALLPPARMGFNEDAAPSSDSNTRQLFRKRLREGQLDDKEIEIEVAEVSGVDISAPPGMEEMTSQLQNLFANMGKGKKKSRKLKVKEALKLVRDEEAGRLVNEEELKAKALEAVEQHGIVFIDEIDKVAKRGNSGGVDVSREGVQRDLLPLIEGCTVNTKLGMVKTDHILFIASGAFHLSKPSDLVPELQGRLPIRVELKALTPGDFERILSEPHASLTEQYRELLKTEGLGIEFQADGIKRLAEIAWQVNEKTENIGARRLHTLLERLLEEVSFSAGDLAGAQNGEVIKIDADYVNSHLGELAQNEDLSRYIL
- the hslV gene encoding ATP-dependent protease subunit HslV; translated protein: MTTIVSVRRHGKVVMGGDGQVSLGNTVMKGNAKKVRRLYHGQVLAGFAGATADAFTLFERFEGQLEKHQGHLVRAAVELAKEWRTDRSLSRLEAMLAVANKDASLIITGNGDVVEPEHGLIAMGSGGGYAQAAASALLKKTDLSAREIVETALGIAGDICVFTNHNFTIEEQDLAE
- a CDS encoding SPOR domain-containing protein, with product MAAKKKPAPKRGASRYQAPAKKPIPGWLWMAIGLSVGAFIVFLMKLDPGQGDDVKRVKQEQQKATKIAEANKTAPSPTAPVKPKYDFYTLLPESEVIVPPDAVPEKTLPTPQVPTTPVTPAEAAKIDTARAQAALAGITPPPAPPVAETKAAPVTKFFLQAGSFPKQADADRVRAQIILLGQSVTVESGTVKDATWYRVLVGPFSNREQLTVAQKQLAGAGFSNLLLQQRQSR